ATGTAAACTTTGAATAAACaaaagtgatttctttttttgcattttaatgcTAGAAATTCAGAGGCTGGCTTTGACCAGTAACTTATTTATCTTCCATAGTGAACGTTTTAACACTAgaagccagttttttttttttttttcttttttaacagaaagGAATGTTCTACCAAGTCTGCAGGCAATAAGCCCCCTAAATTCCAAGTTCAGAGCACTATTACCCAGCTTAAGATTCCCTGAAATTTCatattttgtctcttttattccttttctgcaACTCTTTTGACAACTTTTTGGTTGTGCTCTAAGCAAAGTAAGTTAAAAAGTTGACTCAACTCAGGTTTCCCTCTCCATAATTTACAGGGCCTTACTTTTAGCTGTgtcatttgaaatgtatttttaagtgCTCGTGGGAACAATATTGTTCTTTCCTGTCAAGCATAATGGAAGACCATGTTCAGTCAATTAGGAATGATACCTCTGTTCTCAGTCACAACAGTATTTGAGATGTATTAGTGGCCCTTAGCAATCAGATCAGTATTTCAAAAAACTCatatctaataaatatttttgagaagaATATTAAGAGTGTAGCTCATCACTTTGAAAGGAAAATAACCCATAAAGAATACCAGCCATCTATTAACTAAACCATCATGGTAAAGATGCATCAACAATTTCTAGAGAAAGGAAATTAGCATATATCAAACCCCCGATCTGGACCACATTTTGTCAATAAATCTTCTCAAATGATCCTCAGAAAACACTGTTGGTACAAGGTTTAGAGACAAATCAAGCTCATGTGATTAGTAAATGGAAGCAGCAGAATATAAATTACTTTCGTTCATATTCTAAAACTCTTGATTTTTCTACTCTCTTGCCCCCATCAGGTCCAGATTCAAGGTTGCACCGGGACATTTTCTTACTCTGTTAGGGGATCTACACTGGAAACATCTCTGAAGCCCTCTCAGCATCCCGTCTGTGGCCTACTACACAGTATGTGATAAattagtatttgctgaatgaattaaatgTAGGTATTACCTACTTTCAGGGCTGTGCAGCATAATGCCTGGGACAGAGCAGGTGCTTAAATGGTAGTTAACTTATAATAAATGTTGATCAGCTGAGACAGAAATGGGTTATAAATATCTCTTATGTTTTAgacctttattttttatactcTGAACCCACAATCAAATGTGTCCAGAACGGGACATATGAACTGCCATTGGACAACAAGCTAATGTGCATAGCTTACATAACAGGTTTATACCAGGTTATATTGTCACCCTATTTTGAAATCACTATTTTTCATATCATAATTTGACCTCAGCTGTGTACGACTCCTCTCCTTTTATCTCATCCAATACTTATTCATTGAATACTTGCTTAAAACATCCTGAGTCCTATATGTTttactctcttctccttccctccttcttacttttttctttacccCCTTCTACCATTTTGAATCTCCACCCTTAAATTCCCCAGTCTTTCTTGTGCAGGAAAGACTTTATGTACCCGAAGGACCCAGACTTACATGGTCACTTTTGCCCATTGTCTAGTGCTACTGAGAtcaagaaaaggaaggagggaaacttGAGATGGAAGGTTAGGAAAAGGGTATGttacaaagaaaataagaacaaGCTCTGGCGAAATGCAGGTGGTAACAAAACATAAATGACTCCAAACTTTAGACAGTGAAGGAAATCTTTTGCCTTCTTGGGTTGCTTCTCTTGGTTCTGCTCTACCTGCTTCCCTGTCCTCCCATCCTGCTGGGAGCTCCAGGAAAAGCAGCTGTGCCAGTGCCAGGAAAGGCAGGTGAGGAGCTCAGGGACAGGGCTGTAACTGATCAGCTGCTTCTGAGCTGCCACAGGGTCTGGAATTTATGGAGGTTACATGGTTAACCCCAtgtctcagtgcctcagtttcttcttctgcaaaatggggagaTAATTTCTCCCTCATAGGTTGTTGTGAGACTTAAAGAGTTACTATATATGTAAAGCATTCTGAACAGAGCCTGGTGCACAGTAAACACACCAAGTTAGTAACTGTTGCTAGACTGGGCATAAGGAGAAGTTTGTTCCTTAAGTAGGCAAGAACAAAACTGTTAAGAATTGTATTTAAAGAGCAAGCAGCCCTGTCAACCCAAACAAATGTGCCTCAAGAATGAATACAGAAGGCCAAGCTTAGAAAAGCAAGTGCTTGACCTTTCTGAGACCCTCTTTATATttcagcttttttgtttgtttcaaattcTGTATAATCAAACTGGTTACTGGGAAATTTTAGCAACTTTTAATATAATTCCTCTGAAATATAATATACTCTATAATCCCTCTGTCACCAGTTTCCTTAGTGCTTATCTTTACTTAGAGCCTGTCTTTACTTGTTTGGTCATTTTGTATTTCCctgtctttatttttcccataACCAGCAAACAGAAATCGACACCCATGTTTAACTTATAAAGAAACATAAAACTTAGTTTACATAAGTGGGGAGCAATACATTTTATAACCAGCTTTTCCCACTGTCCCATATCCATGCTTGCAGAGTTGAAATTTAAAGTCTTTGGACTAACACTGGATCAAGAACTAACTCTAAAAATGTATTCTTTGTGGAGGGGTAACAATTCCAAATGGCTTGTAATCTTTGCCCATGGCTTGAGCTAAAGTTTCATAGCTAGTCACAGCCACAAAACACCTAAAGACAGCTGTTGAGTGGAATTTGTCCTCTTTTACAGCCTTATATTGGAAATTTGATTAAAGAATAAGATATAATTGAGAGAATATCTAATTTTTCCCACTTAAAATGTGAGTTGTAAATTCACATTTCAggttgcttccttccttcttgagCAAATAGAAGGGGAAAGAGTGCTAAACAGTAACCAGTTGTGTTTCTCAGCACCAATTACTACAACTAATTTACTAAGAAGAAAATCTATGAAGATCAAATTATAGCCTTTCCAGTAAATTCAGGGCTTTTTATTCCTGATTTCTTTAACATGGCAGTTTGGCTCCTGAGGATTGATTCTAGCTATATTTAATAGGGAAAAGATGATCAGAAcaagccaggaaaaaaaatacttggaaTGTAGAACAAAATGCAACATAAAGATGGGAGAGAAaatgttctctttctttcctttgagtTATGCCTGGAAAGGAACCAAAAATTGTGTCTCACATGGGGCTTTAAGTCATGAAAGCTTAAGCGTAAAAGTATCAAGTAttgaggcttttaaaaaaaaatctgtgacttACTGGAGGAGCATCATTAGTCTGTAGTcatccttttatcactttaatatTTTGTGCCCCAAACGAGTGCCGCACTTGCCTCTCCCTTACCCTCCCCTGACAGTGGTCAGTGTGCTTTATAGAGAGAACGGAGAGGGCTGGCCAGCCTGGGGAATTCCCGAAGAGGAAGCACATGTGGGATGTGATGGTGAGAATGTGTGtgatgtcttttcctttctctacgAGGCAGGAGGGGAAGTCATCAGCTAAGAGGAGGAGGACAGGCCTTGGGAGAGGGGGGAAGAGGTAGCATGGCTGGTGAAGAgcctgggagagggagagggtcCAGGACAAGTGGAGGACGGCCACACAGCCCTGAGTACTCTGCCCACAGCTGGATATCGCCATTTGTGGTGATGCTGTCTGCCGGGTGCGTTATGTTTCTCCAGCAGCCCGCAGGTGTTGTAGAGAAGACAGGAATGACCCAAGGTCTGGGGTTGCTGGGCTGGAAGGCCAGGAACCGGGGAGAGGAGGGCAAAGGTGCCAGGTGATCCTGCATCTGAGACAGGGAGGCAGGTAGAAGAAAGGTCAGGAGATGGCTGGCTGGACCCGGGGTGTTAGGGGGCAGGCGGGGGGCGCAGAGGATTCCAGATGAATATTTAGAGGTTGTGGCTGAAGAGAGAGTGGACTGGAATTTGAAATTTCAGAAGAAATGCAGTTCTAAGTGAAGCCACATAAATGACTTTCTTGCTGGTAAGTTGTCTTGAGTGTGTGGGAAGACACGTGAACAAAATGGCACCTAcaccataaaacaagggttcctTAGGCTTCTGAGGGTTGTATGTCTACTGAGTAAGATGTAGAAATATAGTTTCCCCAAGACTGGATGTTGTTAATATATTACAATGATGGCCAGAAACAGTGGTCAAGAAACAAAGGAGTGGACACAACAATATATGCATTTTTGAATTCAAACCCACTGGTTTCTCTAGTTAACATTACTCAGCCTTCAGGTCTAGATTCAGTGCTGCTTCTCCTCCTGGAAGATGCCTTCCCTAACTCCACCCAACCCCACCTTGAGAGCCCCCTGTGCTCCCAGCACAGCTCTCACGGTTTGCTCCACGTCTGTCTTCCCACTCGATCGCCAGGACTAGCCTTTACGTCCTGCCTTCTGACTGTCTCCATCTTAATTTTCTTTGTTACCCCATCTTAATTTTCTGATGAACCAGCCCTTTAAGatagttcctgtttctttgactcctccctcttctccttccccagaGTTTACTGTTCCAGGCCTCTGCTCAGCTCCCCCACTGGAGAGCTCACCCATGTCCATAGCCTCCATCGTCTCTACACGCAGGGTGCCCACCGGACCTTCAGTCCTGTCTGCCTCCAGGCTCAGATTACCTACTGGACTTCTCTACCTGCTGTCTCTCCAACATCTCAGTCAACACAGCCTAAAACCAAACGTGTCCCCTCCTCACTCCTAACTCAGGAGACCAGTTTTCCCTCTTTTGTCAGGAATGCTTGAAACTaggtttctctcctctcctttactCCTTTACTTGTCACTCATCACGTACCactggggttttgtttttcttgagagggtcttctttattccttccttccctccccacttctACCATCCTAGACTAGACCCTCCTTTCCTCATTCTGCTTCAGTACGAGGCCCTGATATAACCAGTGTCCGATCTCCAGGCATCCTGCATCCATCCTGTGTACCATTGCCAGATTTTTGCATaaagtttaataaatattgaaaaggGAGTTATCActaaaaacaaaaagggaaactTCTGGGACTTGCTGCCCTGGGCACTCACTGGCTTCTCTGCCTTATTTTCAAGGTTCTCCATAAGTACAACCCAACCTCCTGCTTTCAAACACATGCCTGTTTCTCAAGTATTTGTCATAttgtatttctttcctttcttgtctGAAACAGACTGCTTGTCCTTCTGCAGCCACCTAaatcctgttcatcctcaggccCTTCTGATCCAACTGTCACTGATCTCTACTCCTGGGGACACTCCTATTGTGCCTGGAGTTGGTATGACCCAGATTAGTGCCAACACACTGTCTGTACCTTACTGTGACATCCCCGTTGTTGTCTGGGGGAATTGTGTTTTCACATGGGCACCATGAGTCTTGTCTCAACTAGATTGTAGGTGCTTTCAGAGCAGAGACCAGAAAATACAACTTCATGACTCCCACTGTGCCTGGCATATTTCCATAGCAAATACTCACACACTTATAGGATTAATTGAAACACTGGACACTGAGGTTGTTTAACGTGAACTTAAAACGCCGACCTCATCATCTtgattaaaatgtcaaaattggggcttccctggtggcgcagcggttgagagtctgcctgccaatgcaggggacacgggttcgagccctggtctgggaggatcccgcatgccgcggagcagctgggcccgtgtgccacagctgctgagcttgcgcgtctggagcctgtgctccgcaacgagaggctgcgatagtgagaggcccgcgcaccgcgatgaagagtggcccccgcttgccgcaactagggagggccctcgcacagaaacgaagacccaacacagccaaaaaataaataaataaagtgaaattctttaaaaaaaaaaaaaatgtcaaaatttaCAGCAGATTTTGTGTAATATTTTAGGATCACCAAAGTAGACTCAACAAAGAAATGGGTTGACAGCAGgagtgaagtagaaaaaaatcaggGTTCATTTTGGGAAACTTGTAGCCTCTAGATGcactaattatttttgtttttgttctttttaatcagaaaagttTAAAGAGCTCTCTCGTGAAGAAATATTCTTGAGTGGCTGAGGGGcacagctcccatactgaaaAGTATTTGGGGTGGGGTCTGCTACCTTCTTTTCTGATGTTCCTACTCAACTTGTGTTCTTATTCTTCTGACTACTTCTATTAGGAAAGAGAATACTAAGAATATCTGTTCCTTCTCAATCCAGATAGAAGCAAACCCAAGTTATATTccaaatatttgcatattttccTCTAACCAGCTCTTTGTCCTGTTTTCTCTCAGCAGGCTCTGAAGTcatctataatttttatatccCCTCCGTAACAATACTTTGATCCTTGCCCCCAGCTTGCAGATTAAGTCACCACAGCATAGTGCAGTGAGGGGTGCCCGAGGTTATACAATAAATCTGGCCCCAAACCAGGTAGCCTTGGTTCCAACCTGTTGATTGGTCACCCAGCCGCACTGCAGGCACAAAGGAAGCTGCACCCACAGCATTCTGTTGTGGATGGTTGCTGAGCTCACATTCATTATTGGGATTGCTTTGTTTCCTGTTAGGCCTAGCATTTTCTTTCTCCAGGTCAGGCAGGCCTGTGGGCTTCTCTGTAGCCCCCAACCCAGCACTTTGAATACAGAAGCTAGAGGATGTGCTTTAGAGAAGCTTTATGACTGTGTGAACCAGAGGGTGGGCCTTGATTGCCTGTGTGTGGTCTCCATCAGCAAAGCCAGGGCTGGGGCAATGTTATTTAGTTGTAACAAATGAATTTAGACCATGGAGGTGTTTTTGCTTTTGGTTGGAAAAGGCCGCACTAGTGACTAAGTTCACTTTGGAGGAGTTGGGGTGTTCTTTTGTTATAAGAGAAGCTGGGTCCTCTAAAAGAGCTGTTTACCGTTCCTAGGTCTTCCCCTCATCACATCAACACTATCGGGGAGACTTGGTTATGACTGATGTAAACAGTGGCTCCAGCAATTCAAGCAGCTGCGGGTGGAGAAACCGTGTCTTAGAACTTCACACACTGTGCTGAGCTTAAAGAAGTAGCGTGGGTTGTTGGCTTTGTGACAAGTTCTCtgtcatttttaagaaaacagttGTGACTCTTAGAGGCCAATTGGGAACAATTGAAGAAATGTAGGAAAATGAGGTAAATAACATACATGGCGGGGTAGGGAGGGGACAAAACGCATGTTATGGGCTGGCTGCTTGGCTGTAGTAGCAATGTTAGCAGCAACACTCCACCCGGATGAGTAATAGACCCCATTCATGGGAGAGAGACTAGGGCCCCTGTGAGCGCAGTGTGCGAGTGGGTGCTGGTGGAGTTGGGCTGGTGGGCTGATGGTCTAGCAAGAAGCTCTGGGTTGTCAACAACTGTTAATAGGTGCAAAGCAAGCTGCCCTTGGAACATACTACTGAGCGCAGCTGCTCAGAAATGGGAAGCTAGTTTTGCCTGTGGTTCCAAAGGTTACTctcctctttgtttccttcccAGGGTCTCTTGGAATAGAAACAGCAGATTAGTTTCAATTGAGGATTTTCTTAGAATTCTTAAACACTTATGCTGTCTTAAAATCTGCCGTTAGGGATTCCCTGTTACTTCGCATTAAGCCTCCAGTTCCTTCAGTATGTATCGTGGAAGAAGCAGAAGGGGGTTTTGGCCTTCAGAGATGGACCTTATCTAAGTGAGCACTGTTAAGACGGAAAGGAAGTGCCCCACTCCCCCCAAGCCAGTGAAAGTGATTGTGCAAAGTGTAGGCAGATGCCATCATCAGAAATGGATGCTTCCTGCTGTCCTTCACCCAACCCTAGAGCATTCGGTCCGCCATGACCAGCCAAACTAAGGGGGAAATTACCAATGTTGATCTAGCCCTTAGAATAGTATTCCTCACCTTTTTTGACAGTAAAGcacaataaaaatgcattttacttTACAACCCTAAaggtatatacacacaacacTTAAAGTTTCACAAAACAATACTTATACTTACTACTTTCAATGCACTCTGccattctctattctgttcttcctttttcttttctttctttctttcttttttttttttaaagctgtttgtGGCTTCCTCAGTGGTGCTAACAGTTTAAAAATCTCTACCCTTGGGGATAAGATGTTACCTGTGCTGATTATCTCTAGACAAAGTCTCACTGAGGCTTGGTTCTAATCTCCTGTCCTCCTTGGACTTTTCGCATGCTTGGCTTTTGCAGTTATCACCCTCATGTAGAGTAATCCTGGGGGGATGTGAAAGGTCTGAAGTCAAGAAGGAATTCCCACAGCCCAGGTTAGGCCGGTACTGCCTGGTGCTCTCAGTGTGTGCAACTGGTTTTTTATCAGGGGCAAAGGGTAGGGGACTTGAGGATGAGGTCTTTGGGCACAAAAGCAAAGCCCTTGCCCTGGGGCTTGTGATGTGGGCTCAGCTACTCCACCAGTCTGGACATCCTGGAATCTGCGTTGTCCTTTCCCTGTCAGTCTGTTGAAAGCCCAGGAGACTGATGTGTCAAGCCTGAGGGGAGAGCCTGCTTCTCCAGGCAAAAGGTTGCGTCTTAACTGTGGTAAGCACTGGGGACAGAATCCTCGAGGACGGGTGGTGCTGTCTCCTAGTGGTAGGAGGAAAGGGAGGACACGTGGCAGGCAGTGGTGGCGGGGGCCTCATCTGAGGTGGTACCTGGCTGGGCATCCTGACCCCAGTTCTTCCCAAGTGACCAGCTGTTTGAGTGACAGGTGGCTCCACCCCCAGCATGGTTCTTTGCACCAGCGTTCAGAGAACGCCTACTAGGTATCAGGCACTGACATGGATGCTGAGGTAGGGTATCTACAACAAGGCATCTGTCTCGTGCCTTGGGTCAGAGTTCACAGTGTAATTGGGCAGAGGCAGTTAAATAAAAAATCTCAGTACAAGAAGATGGATGTAAGAAGGTGTTGTGGCTGCAATAGCCAggaaggacatggaagcaacctaaatgtccatcaatagatgagtggataaaggagatgttgtacatatatacagtggaatattactcagccacaaaaaagaatgaaataatgccatttgcagcaacatggacggacctagagagtgtcatcctgagtgaagtaagtcagaggaagtcaaatatcatataatatcacttacatgtggaatctaaaaaaatggtacaaatgaacttacttacaaaacagaaatggagtcacagatgtagaaaacaaacttatggttagcaggggggaaagagggggagggataaattgggagattgggattgacatatacacactactatatataaaatacataactaataagaaccttctgtatagcacagggaactcttagtcaatactgtgtaatgacctatatgggaaaagaatctaaaagagtggatatatgtgtatgtataactgactcattgctgtatagcagaaactaacacaacattgtaaatcaactatactccaataaaaatttttgaaaaaaaagaaggtgTTATGGCAGTACAGGTAAGAGCAGGGGGCCCAATTCAGACTTCCCAGAGGCGGATGCCTGTAGAATTTAGTTAGGACTAGTAGACTTCCTTTAGCAAGGGGAGTGGGGCTAACAGGCCACAGGACTGCTGGTGCAAAGGCTGGTGTGTGTGAAATAGCAAGGGTGTCTGAGCTTTCAGCCAGTAATTTGGTATTGTCAACTAGTGGAGAGCATCTGAAGGGGTTTCAAGAGCTCAGGTAGTCTCACGGTTAGATCTGAGTTTTAGAAAGGTCACTCTGTGGGGAGGATGGGTTGGCCAGAGATCTTTCAGTCAGCTGTACTGGTCTGGCTGAGAAGTGAAGATGACATGAAAGGGTGAAGAGAGGTTTAGAAGAAGCAATTCACAGGATTAAATAATTAGATAtggaagaggagggaaaggaggactTTCAGATTTCTGGCACAGACACATGAAGTGCAGtcagacacaaagaaaaaatggaaacagattttaggggaGAAGACAGTAGAAATGGCATTTGAGTACCCCTATGTGCAGGTAATTATTATCTATCTACCTTCCTCTATCTATACATCTATGTATGTTCCCATTTAATCAATCTTCCCATTTAAGACTTCAAATTAAGCAGCGTTATTAGAATTTTTTAGATTTCTGGGTTAGATGCATGATAAAGTACAACGTACAGTAAGTGGCTGAGCCAGCACTGGTGTTCAAATTGCCTGACTACAAAGACAGTGCTTGTTGGTTATAATCCTGTGGCTTCCCAGTTTTGAACATGTTAAATTTGAGGTGCCTGTGGAGTTTCCAAATGGAAAAGTACAGAAAGAAGATGACTGTACAGAAAAGTCACTTTGGTTAGAGAGAGTTTGGACTATGCTTTTGAGAAGCATATCTCAACTCCTTGAGTATGAAccttgatttgaaaaaaaaaaaaaaaaaatcttactcctATTCCTGCCTTGTCTGGGGCAAGCTTTAATGGATTTTTACTATTAGGAACTTCCTTTTCATTCAGGATTGTTCCCTGAACTATATAGCTGCTTTCATCCTGACTATATTCCAAGTCAATAGATTCATCGATACACCCATTTGAGAAATTTGAACTTTACGTATATAAGATGATAGACATactggatactttttttttttttaaggttgagaAGAGAAAAGGGTCTCTGTATTCTGAATGAGAAGATGGTAGAGAGTGgttctttccctttccctggaTTCCCCTGAAAAAATAAACAGCTGTATGCCTCCACTCAACACCAGTTGCCCCATCACCTTTTGTCCAGATCAGTCAGGTTACATATTGTTTTTAAGGAATTAAGAgtagtctgtttctttttggtaACTCAGTAACCTATTCACTTGtcattttttctcttcctaaatCTAATAGGTTGCACTTAACTTTCACAAAAAGGAGTACACAGAATAGCTGCATAAGGCCAATCCCGAACTTAATGAAGGATGTCAGAGTGGGAGCATTCTGATGTGCCAGTGTCCTCATTCTGCAATGTGTTCCGTTTTCTCCCCTTTCCGAAAAAAatggtattaaaatattttgtgaaataaGAAGCTCCTTTTACCTTTTTAATGACCAACATGGACATCTGTTCTACAGAATACAAAGTCCTATGGTCTTGAAGAAGGAAGCACCCATTTAAAACTGACCCTAAATGAAAACAGACCTGAATGGACGTCAGAATGTTTGTTAGTGGCAGGAGAGTAAAAAAATGGCAATTTATTCAGTTATTTGCCACTTGTTTTGTACTAAGCCTCATGTTCTTCTGGATATCGATCGATAACCACATCGTGAGCCATATGAAGTCCTACTCTTACAGATACCTCATAAATAGCTACGACTTTGTGAATGATAGCCTGTCTCTTAAGCGCAGCGAGGATGGGGCTCCTCGCTACCAGTACTTGATTAACCATGAGGAGAAGTGTAAAACACAAGACGTCCTGCTCTTACTGTTTGTAAAGACTGCTCCTGAAAACTACAATCGCCGTTCTGCCATTAGGAAAACATGGGGCAATGAGAAGTATGTTCGCTCTCAACTTAACGCCAACATTAAAACTCTGTTTGTCTTAGGAACACCTTCTGACCCACTGACAAGAGAAAGACTTCAAAGAAGACTGGTTTGGGAAGATCAGATGTACAATGATATAATTCAGCAAgcctttgctgattctttctaTAATCTTACTCTTAAATTTCTTCTGCAGTTCAGTTGGGCAAATAGCTTTTGTCCACATGCCAAATTCCTTATGACTGCTGATGATGACATATTTATTCACATGCCAAATCTTATTGAATACCTTCAAAGTTTAGAACGAATTGGTGTTCAAGACTTTTGGATTGGTCGTGTTCATCGTGGTGCCCCTCCCGTCAGAGACAAAAGCAGCAAATACTATGTCTCCTATGAAATGTACCAGTGGCCGGCTTACCCTGACTATACTGCAGGAGCCGCCTACGTGATCTCTGGTGATGTAGCTGCCAAAGTCTATGAGGCATCACAGACACTTAACTCTAGTCTTTACATAGACGATGTGTTCATGGgcctctgtgccaataaaatagGGATAGTACCACAGTACCATGTGTTTTTCTCCGGGGAAGGTAAAACTCCTTATCATCCCTGCATCTATGAAAAAATGATGACATCTCATGGGCATGTAGAAGACCTTCAGGACCTTTGGAAGGATGCCACAGACCCAAGAGTAAAAATGATTTCAAAAGGT
Above is a window of Eschrichtius robustus isolate mEscRob2 chromosome 6, mEscRob2.pri, whole genome shotgun sequence DNA encoding:
- the B3GNT5 gene encoding lactosylceramide 1,3-N-acetyl-beta-D-glucosaminyltransferase, with the translated sequence MDVRMFVSGRRVKKWQFIQLFATCFVLSLMFFWISIDNHIVSHMKSYSYRYLINSYDFVNDSLSLKRSEDGAPRYQYLINHEEKCKTQDVLLLLFVKTAPENYNRRSAIRKTWGNEKYVRSQLNANIKTLFVLGTPSDPLTRERLQRRLVWEDQMYNDIIQQAFADSFYNLTLKFLLQFSWANSFCPHAKFLMTADDDIFIHMPNLIEYLQSLERIGVQDFWIGRVHRGAPPVRDKSSKYYVSYEMYQWPAYPDYTAGAAYVISGDVAAKVYEASQTLNSSLYIDDVFMGLCANKIGIVPQYHVFFSGEGKTPYHPCIYEKMMTSHGHVEDLQDLWKDATDPRVKMISKGFFGQIYCRIIKIVLLCKLTYVDTYPCRAAFA